In the Quercus lobata isolate SW786 chromosome 5, ValleyOak3.0 Primary Assembly, whole genome shotgun sequence genome, one interval contains:
- the LOC115992393 gene encoding uncharacterized protein LOC115992393: protein MGLKKNRWIFFKRLRMQTAWRWKFLGSAFKWKRLNLQLSFVDDVLFRILSVFEAIVLVATLCFFYLCCGCHF, encoded by the coding sequence atggGATTAAAGAAGAACAGGTGGATCTTCTTCAAGAGGCTGAGGATGCAGACAGCTTGGAGATGGAAGTTCTTGGGGTCAGCTTTCAAGTGGAAGAGGTTGAATCTGCAGCTCTCTTTTGTGGACGATGTGCTTTTCAGGATTTTGTCTGTGTTTGAGGCTATTGTGTTGGTTGCCACCTTGTGTTTCTTTTATCTTTGTTGTGGCTGCCATTTTTGA